The nucleotide sequence atcataataatttatactcgTGTAAAATGGATTTGTCGGAAAATTACATTTGAGTGTATATTTTCAACAGTTTTATAAGAgcagatttatatttaatctgtacTTTTAAATAGATGCACTTTTTctgtcataaaattaattctaatagAACGTACGTAAGCTAGTTCCTAGGTACTAGTCACGTATCTTATCTGCACATAATTATGCACCTACTTTTAAAAGAACCTGCTACCTACTATAGTAAATAAGTTTACGATCAGCCACATTGTAGCACTAAATatcgtttttaaaatgaacttTAAGTATCTACATAGTTACATATTGTGTACGGAGCGTATGTGTAAATGGCAAAATTATATGGATCATTcgcatttttttacaaaattgtagCGAAACTTGAGCTTCCtgaaatattaactatattcaggtgaaaataataaaagttattatgtttatgcgcaattatttcacttttttcGCGCGACaattagtagtagtagtagttataaataactagctgcgccccgcggtttcacccgcgtaagtccgtatcccataggaatatcgggataaaaagttgcctatatattattccagttatccagctgtctacgtaccaaatttcattgctatcggttcagtagtttctgcgtgaaagagcaacaaacacacatccttacaaactttcgcatttataatattagtaggataggattattgAATGGTTACTCATTATTCTTACAATTCAAATGCCtctattttgatttgatttttgtgtTCTTTACACGTAAGTAGGTATCATTTTGGTCGGAAATGACTCGTAAATTAAAATGGGAAGTTTCTAAGTATTTCGGACTTCCATTGTGCGATAACAAGAAAATCTGTGAATTTAATGCCAGATAAAAAGCGGTCGTTAATTAGTCTGACCCGTGGAAACTAAAGCGCAAAAAACgtggaaaatttaataaatataataattaatttgattaagaattttaaatatagatagttttttaattagtacaataaattaataatatagcatGTAGGCCACAATATTGAGCAATAAAACattagtttttaatgtatCAAATTGTTATGTACCAATGATACCAAGCtatgtacatacaaacaaGGGCGCTATCGGCTAAATCCGTTTTAAGTCCGAGTTCATGAATATCTAAATCTGTTTAGCAATTTGGTAATGACGCTGGATACAATGCGCatgaaattatacaatttattagtaatatttttttaatatgacgTCGCTTTGCAACATTTATTGAGTCTAGTCTGCGACACAGTTATACCTATGAACTTCTAACTGAATACAGTAAAAagtttatctattatttgGTAAACtgttaaaatcatattttgttatcatttCAATTTGTCATAACAAGCATTAGCTAAGAATAATTAGTACTTATGGcacgtttttaataattaggcATTCATTAACttgatattttagtttaacgacttcaaattgtctgaactagactaaatttaaatgggattaAAGGACCATATACATCGTTTCCCCCAGTGTTATGACTTATTTGGTAGCAAACAAAAACTACAGGCCAATTGATTACGTCCTCTTTTGAAGTTGAGAAGATGTTTTAcctagtaatatattttcgacGTAATGACATTCCCATccgaataattgaatatacagTTTAATAGTCCACCAGGCTGCCGGTCTAGTTGGTGACAGTTCATAAGCTGTTGATTGCTCAAATTACCTTTGAACTGTGACACAAATTAACGCATCCATAActaaatgtttcaattaatttgaacTATATATTAGGTTACGCTATTGTGTAATTCTAGCTTTGATTTATTGTCATCTTGCCCATTGATCACAcacacagattaaaaaaataaccataaaAGTTACATagaactaattttttttttatttcacactaGCTGTGCCGAACCCGCGGCcaaaagcaagtatttctGAGAGCTTAAATGCGCTTTTCATCACTAAGTATAATCGGAATCTGTTTAGTAGTTTTCGCATCgcaaagagttacaaacaacCGTCTACTATAAACGTCCgcgtattatattagtagaatgAAGAGGATGTAGTATTATATCCGTTAGAAGGCGCAATATTTTACTAGAAGTGACTTAATTTTACCAATAACGAAAGAGAAATCAAGACGCTAACGACACctcattattaaacaatttacgaTAAGTATGTAAATAGTAGTAGATAAGCTGGAAGACAGTCCGATAtatgataagaaataataattttttaacaaaaaaaataaaataaactgccTCGAAATTATCAGAATTAaggtttaaatgaaataaaaaattataaaatctgtTCAATCACCAAAATGTTAAGTGTtaataatcacaaaaaattgtcaaatccACCACCATCCACCTTGTTTGGAATCGGctgaaaaatacaaacataatattatgaatactgAATAAACATTGGCTTTAGTTTAGTGTCTAGGCAGTTCTTCTTAAATTTCGTAATCacgttgaaaaatatataccgCTAAATTTAGAAACTCCTTTTTGTTCTTGAAAGTTAGTTAAAAAATCCTGAAGGAGAGTAATACTGCCCCTTATTGTAagtgataaatatttctcaataagtttccataattacatatacataatattttatgctgCAGTACgtatttataagtttactAAACACCTTATACCACGTCTGTTTAGCAAAGTGTGTGTTATGTAACACAGTTTTACATGTTTGTCCAATGTCGGTGTGTCGTAACGCGCGTAGGATGAAAGGAGAAGGGTTACGTGACAGTCAAGCAAAGTGATGCGCCAATTAGACCTTATTTTGAATAGTTTTACTAGTAAATATCGAtcgattatttaaaagaagtgacattctaaaaaaatatcaaacataaaaaaagagaCTGTAGCTGTTCTAGCTGGCAAAGATaacatgaattaaaattaaaaaaaaaaaaatagttccaTTTTCGTCCCTTGAAGTTTTGAATGTTAAACACTTTAGTAggagaattaattttaatcatcaattaattttagtcATTATCTATAATCGAAGATAAATATTGCGTTGTGAAttgctaatatttataattttatgcatttgTCATTtcgttttacaaaaaaaaaaaacaaactaggATTCTAGTAAATAGTAAGTAGTCTAATGTGCATCTATGATTTACGCATTTTTTGTGCAAATTGGTTTTTACAAGCTCATTACAATTATAGCTTTACTCggatatataatagtataggTTGAAGTTCTATTGTTATGACTGGGTTCCCTAAAGTTTACCAACGGTCACTCGGGGCCTAGGTGACGTTAATAGTAATCAAGTGACGATTCTACCATTGTATGCAACTCTATTGTCTTTCAACAAAACGATGTGGCATTTCCTTCAGCTTATAATATGCAATTAGCTGTTTATGctattatgttttttcttgCGCTTGTCTCTTATTTTGGTGACATTTTATCCTGATTGGCTTGGTcctaattaatttgattaaaagttGAACTTTTTTACTAcgttcttaatataaatataaaatgaagagATTAAATACTTAGAAAAAAcagtattataaaagaaacattgtATATCAAGTTGGgtttacaataaagaatttttattatataattttatcttaattttaactaatgTATCAAACGAggcttttgttttgttaattctttaattttattatctatcacACTTGACGTTTTTAACGTGAATGTTGTAATTCTCAAAAATGTAAAGTGTGTCCTTTGTTggaaattcattataaataaataaataaataaataaataagtaaacttatttaatgaatCGAATCATATAGATTCCAAACTTTGTACGAATGAAGAATGCATCGAAAGAAAATGGCCTACTTTATACCCATATTGTCTACAGCTCTTTTGCGTAGCCTGCTTGGTGGCCAAGCGTGTGTCTAGCGACGATGAGGCCCGGCTGGCGTTGCTGCTACAGAAGCTGTCGCGAGAGTGGTCTCTGCTTAACTCCATCACTTGGGACTCCGCCGGGAGCTCCTTCGCAGATGCTACGTATGGAGGTATTGGTGTAGAACATAGGAATTATAGTGATTAAGTAGTTAATATTGTTAGAAAGGATTGTTGGGAAGTACGAAGACCGAAAAACAGTTTGACATCATAGTGACCTGACAGGTGAACAAAGTATGAAGAGGGTCGTGGCAAGTTTAATATGGTTGTGGGCATCTTCATCGTGAAGTTACATTTCGAATtggtataattaataagtgaTGAGCAATCCTTATTTTTTACACGTATAGGGAGTAGGGACATGCTATTGTAATGAATTTGGAAGCATTTTAGCTCTCTTCGCCACGttctttagatttttttttttgtatctgcACTGACATTCAATATCAATGAAATGTGGTAGATTCTACTGTCAACTGTTTTTCATCACATTTATTGAAGGCTAgtagtccgccccggcttcgctcgtggtacatatatagcctatagccttcctcaataaatgggcgatctaacactgaaagaatttttcaaatcaaccAGTtcttcctgagattagtgcgttcaaacaaacaaactcttcagtttcataatattagtataggttTAATTACTTGTTCTGTAAATGGTGTTCATTTAATCAGGTTACGTGATCATCACCTTCAGTTTGATATTCGCGAGAGCTTTCCAAGAGATCCCGAGAGGTCGGAGGATATTAGAGGGCATATTGCTTGGCGTGggattacttttatttattgttttgggTAAGTATTCATAGAAATAACAGCTGTTTTAGGCCGGAGGCTTATTACTGACGATcgtattgtaatatttgtatgttttgtgGTAAATTGTTTAGATTTATCAAtactattacataaatattatactattacataactatttaattttcgtaCAGGTTTTAGGACGAGGCCATTTTTACGATggtcaatatataaataactttatattgcACTTTGCACATACAAATTCAGCCCTATATGTATGTTTCAACTCATTCGTTGTTTTGTTGCGATATAAAGTACCTTTCATGCTTCTATTtatcaattcatttaaatccATTTACTATtaccatttattatattatattgtaattaaagtaaataacatttccATTTGGTAAATACTGTCGTCATTCGTCTCACACTACGTAAGACCTGCGAGCTCGGGTCATCGCAAATAACTTGACTCATGATATGAAATGgtaatttatcttataattcaGTAACTTGTAATTATTCAGTGCGCCAATCCATTATCCGCATAACTTGCTCAAAAAAACTGCCAACTTAGTTCCAATTCTATTACTTTTATCaagtattaatgttttaatttttgttcacCAGGTGGTCTAGAGTTAGCATCTCTAGACGCAGTACCAGAATCTCTGACAGTTAACGCGTGTGTACTTGGTGCGCTATCACTGACAGTCGCTGCACTTTTCCTAATCGACCTGATGGGCCCCAGGGTCTACACAGCCACTAGACCCTCTCAAACTGACACAGTTACGTCACCAAAAAGCGAAAAGAAAGTGTCCATCCTCACACAAGCGCCCACCAACGGCCACCTACCAGGCGATAAGCAAAACGGACACGTTCCAGAAAGACCGAAAGATTTGCCCCTCGACaaaacagaaattaaaaaggCTGAAGACAAGACCACGCTATTCGATTCTCCGAAAAGCACTCTGTCCCAACTAGAGGCATTGGACATCGAAAAAGACTTGGAAAAGTCTAAATTTGGGTCTCTAAGGAACATAGAAGGAGGGAACTATGTCCGTCTTTCCGACCCTCTGGCAATCCCAGATAGGATGCACTACGAGCAGGAACTCGCCAAGTTCAATGAGAAATACTTCAGAGATTACCTCGAGTACGCTGACAGTCTCGACGGAAAGGGGAAGCTAgctgtgaaagagcaatattTACCGGAATTGCAAACACCGGTGTTCGCTAAAGTGAAGACGGGACGATTGCGGAGCCTATACGACGACGTGTCGCCGACTTATGAAAAGAAGATACAGTCTAAATCACCAACGAGAGCGAAGACGGTGGCAACGCCCACGCTGCAGCAATTGGAGGACTATTTGAAGAGTTCTGGAAGGTCGCGTAGGGGAGATACGCCCGCGATGTTTCCCATGGAGCCTATAGAGGAGAAAGACGGGAATGAAGGAGAGGGCAGGGCATCCGGGACGCCAACTGACCCCGGCTACGTGCAATACACGGCGAAAAAATGGCCGGACAAACGAGAACTGAGAACGCCGCGACACAGTCCGACGCAATGATTTATGTGCGTGATTAATTACCTCGAGTGATAATTATCTGTGCCGCGGATGACATAtggtacctacatatattttgtacgtGTGGTTATGACATTGCAGGTTATAAAGTGcgagttttttattattacatgtgATATATGTTTGTACGTGGTGTAGCACGtaaataggaaataaattaactatagGAATACAGTATGTTTTTATctgaatgtaaatatttatattttacaaaaactttaataaactttGACTTTTCATGACTGATTCATCCTTGAGAAGTAGAAcgattatctatttttttttcgaaaacaCACAGTTAATTATAACGCAATTCAAGTAGGAAGCCCAATAGGGGATTTTGGGatttactcgagcgcgtcatattaatataagggAAGGAACCTATTACTAAGTACCTCCAGAAAGTATGAGCAGTTAATATTGGTGGGTGCGCTCAGACGAGCCGCAGGAAATCTATcgaaaaatatcgataattctcTACGTTTAGgctcaaattgtcagattagCGAAATTTGGACTTGTGTGTGACTTGTGTTGTAAATGACCccttgtatttaatttgacgCGCTcgtgtcatatttttttaaattttaccctTTCTATATATCCTTAtaccttatttataaaaaataataatgatcatAATAGCTGGTTCGCTATTCAGAAATACAGTTGTCTCGATTTCCTTAGAATAACATATTCTTGGAAAAACTCATATTGTGCTATCTAGGAAAAATAGTTGTGATTTTATGTGGTGcttaaaattgtgttatagaaactttatattatattatactagcttttcgcccgcggcttcgcccgcttaTATCgtgcgacatggtaaggagtttttttttcgcattaaaaagtatggtttgttctttcgtttagctccatcttcataccaagtttcatcaaaatcggttttacAATAACGAATTAtcatatcatacaaatattcatcccctctttcaaccctttctacccttttttcgcaataaaaagtatcctatgtcctttcccaaggtcagttctatcttcataccaaattttatcaaaatcggttcactggtttaggcgtgaaagcgtaacagacagacagacagacagagttactttcgcatttataatattagtagggattatatatttacaaagtatTGTGTTCATTACTCATAAATGTTcagtatttttacaattaataaacttaAGGATGTGGTTTGATTGTGACTTCGATGTGAATTTCAcacgaaaaattatttctacgTAAATTAAGattacaattgaaataagGAAGTTTTTGTGTACGTGTAATAATAAAcgagatttttaattatgtacattctgttttattttatttaagaatggGAAATCACAGCAGTTCAATGCTCTATAGATTAAATAAGCGATTAGAGTTAATTTAACGTAATTATGTAATGACATCGTTTGAGGACATTGCTGCATGGTCGCCATTACAACGACAACAAAACATATGAATAGAGGTTAAACAGCGTGAGAGTTTTAACTTTTAGTTTAGCACGTATTTACacgataaaatttgttatttcttaaaGTACTTAccgatttaaaataacaaaagaaataaaaccacGTTTGCATGTGGCAACATTGGATGCTGCATTAATTGGGTATTGTACACTGATCAATATAGTTCTTTTGTCGGTAGTAAGTTAATcagaagtttttatatttcaagatTTGGTTTAGGTTTCAGCGCAAGGatgaaaaaactatattatatatactactgttattgtacatttgcgttaataagtgaaaaaaaactatatagcTACTTAGTTGTATACATGTAACTGCAACTATAACCACAAAATTGTGAGTAAACCACGCACGTACCTAAACTTTAGATTTGAGGGGAGATCTTTCTCGAATATAACCTGAAAAAAGCTACTGGAATAATGGGAGTTTTTTATCGGGCAATAGAAAACCCGACTGGACTATGTCCATGGTTcaaaccaaaataaataaaaaacagttggttggtaaataaaacatgtgatAATActcttttcaaataaattcaatacagttttgtttattgtaatatttcaataaacccCCACGTTAACTTCGGACAATATTTCGCAATAATTAGTGCAACGCTAAAACATTCCGCGCTAACCAAATGGTCCGTCAGCGAATCAATGGTTTAAActcattttgaaatttaaaacaaactctttgTTGGTTCAAGAACACAACTGCGTCACGAATAAGTAATGTTTGTCAATTTTTCATTGTAAGTACCTATCGGTTGACGGGTGTATACGTTTTGATTAGAGAAGACAATAAAATGAgtcttgttttattgtattactattgcttttttaattagttaagACACAACccgaattaaatttaaaacaaaaagctaaaatgcataatacatatgtttatctacatttatataatattaggaatTGGGTAAACTTAATGAGAATTAAGTGAATATTCTTTCGCTAGTAGTGCTTCACCTCTATACCATCCATTGACGGTCGCACACTTTTATAGAAGTGGggaaaaaaaatgtgtgatCAGCTTTCAGTGCCTTGCCGAACTGTGGCTTTACAATCGAGCCTAGAGCATATCGCTTGTAACTGTAACGGAGATATTAACCTATACCATAAGTAATTTCGATTACTTATTTCCTGTGCAGTGTGGTTAACTTATAATGAATTCAGTAACCAGTAACGACACTAAACATACgacctatttatattacagaacgcttacttattaaattctaCATTGGTGCCACAGCTGTGGCAGACTTACATCATTTTAACCATCTAAGACCATACGTCTATgtattattgatatatcaCGGGCGTAGTCGTACTTTGAAGGTAAATCATGTCAGGAAATGTGCAAATACCCATTATAAAACTTTGTGTCCGGTCAGGTGAGGTTCTTTACCAAGTAGTGGGACAGTACAggctcaataaaaaataaatgtaatagaaGACCCTAGCCCCTGCAATATGAACATGATATAATGATGACGAAAAAGAAGAGAAATACCCCTAAAACCATCACTTAGCCCGCTCGGTTAGCGGTGCTGCGCTCATGTATCTTTGGTATACACATAACATAGTCATTTTTAAGAAAACTATTCTATActatagtatattaataaaatttccattCAACGTCGACACCTTCGTGTCCCTAAATTAACATCAAAATGACGTCATGTGTATAATAACTAAAGTAAAATACTCAGTAATTTGTAGTTAAGCCCATGAATCACAGTCATTGTTCACaacaaaatgcaaataataaaatgatacgaCACATTTGACGTGTGTGACTGCGACTGATTCTCACGCTGGGGCCTTGTTCTTGGACGacttaattattcttataaaatacttaatagcTAAGGATATTTGTCTATTGACCGCAAATAAAACTGTCGTACGGTCGTGTCTTTACCgtcattttatatacataaactaattgttattttatcaagGTTCGTGTTTAATATGCCAGAATGtcgtttgttaatattttattatattataagtaattcaTTGATATAGTATAGagcaatataattacatataaatgaaatctaGGTAGATATGGAtgggtaaaataatattcaaggttttaaataacttaccTACGTCAAATCTAGATTGCCTACTGCCTAGGAAATGTTTTCGAACCTTTCGAACAGCATCGGTCATCGTAACATTGAATAACTACGAGCGCGagagataatttaattatctatacataataatattataaaacagtgaccaaatatgtttacattaaatatttttttaaaagagctATTGCAATGTGGATGTCGCATTGTCTATTGGAACCTATGTGGGTCAATAACATACTGGGCCTATGTTTAtgcttagttttaaataaggctacattttattttaaaaaatatttttttgtatatgttaaTCATCATCAGTTCATATATGttttccactgctgggacacaggccttctctgagggttcaggccataatccaccacgctggccaagtgcaggttggcagatgtcacacgtcgtagaactttttattcttggacatgACGGTTTTATACGAtggttttccttcaccgttttgagagtggtgatgttatcctcctcaccactgagcaaCCGCTATCAGGTTGTATTTGATCCCATTACAACTCTGAGCCTATTGACAAaatggtaataataatttgttcatACCAGACAGACACACTCTTAATCATAATTGGACATTCTCTCCAACTATTCTATATCTGTCTACCTATATCTCTAAATATCCCTCGTTCAAAGTAAGGCAGAAAAACAATCAATCAAGCACGTGATAAATGCATCTGCAGTACATATcacgtaaattataattgaatctcacttaaatgtttcatatatatatgttcctCAAacgttttttcaataatttggGATCACGCGCTATATGTAATCTTTTACGTCATCAACATTCATAAAACTCGAAGTGTAATAACTATTTGTCCACCTAAAAACTTATGTACCTTCATCGTTTGTCCATATGTCcagcaaaatattttaccaaCAAAGATCGATTCAAAATGCTACACAGAGACTAGTGGTGAGATTGCCTTGATGAAAACAAAggacatttttttacaactcCGTGAGAATTGGACAGCCTTCGCGCATCGCGCTGTGGCGCTTCCTTTTATAGGGTTGTATGTAAACGCTTGTCCATTTGCGACGACCTCATTAGTGTGAATAAATTTCaggaaaatattatagttcattaaattttttctttgacGGACTATATGAAGCTTGCTTCCTATATCTAATAACATGTAACGAAGGTTTTTGAGCATGATTTCTGTCTTAAGTTTTTCGGTTTATTAATTACTCAGGTCTCTAAATCtctgtgttttaaatttccgTCAAATCGATATAGAAGTTTCTGAGATTAATacgtccaaacaaactttattatCAATGTAGATAGCTAATGAGATTAAACGTATGGTTCTCAAGGTAATATAAACGTtcctttttgaaaaaaattgttttactggccagtaatttaaaaattcatctaAGGCACCATTACTTGTTAGTAAAGTTAAAAACATATCTCAGAATACTTCTGGGGGGTTACAgtgatgtatttatattgacaTCTATACAGTAAATTAAGCATTTTTGTAAGCAACTTGATAGGCGGATTACCATgtcgtcttaaagcagtactaattccagtgaaGGAAAGTGACGGCGCTAGATGACCTATATGAGTCTGTCATTGATTCGATTCACGTTTGAAGATGTGGAATCCCATTGAtgttaattattctaaataagttaaatttcaatttagtttGAATACATGCTGAATACGTACAAGGGGGagtgttttgtgtttttttctcACGTTAAAACCgagtaacattattttatatagagcTACGTGGAGACTTGGACTAGATTGATACAGTCTACTCTTTACCCAACTGCGTCACGAGGGTAATGTTTTTCAAGCACAGGCACATAGACTTTGATTGTCAATTTTTATGGCGCGCCCTCCTGTCCAAATCGTAGTAGGATTGTGACATATGTCATATTATGAGGTGTCGATGGAATCTTCAGAATTATTGTGATAGCAGTATTTTATCCTATCAATGTTGTAGTGtttgtatctattaaatatatatatacattgtcTCATGTAAACCAGTAGATGGCGTAGTTGTCGATCAGTCAGTCGTGTTACGTGTAACGTACGTGGTCGGGGATCGACGTGCGCCTGCGTTTGTACTGGGTGTAGTGGTGAGCCAGTGAATTCTCAGTGTCCCTGTACTAGATTCCCGAAGAACTAACGGCAGACGTTACAAATGTGAATATCAAATGTAAGATCGTAGAAAGTTTATTTCTCAACAAGATCGTtacaataaaaccaaaaagtaATTAGTCaggtttcttatttttataataataacttgttTTTCCAACAAAGAAGACACGTGTATAAgcccatttaaaatatattttcttagtcTTAAACGTTGAACGTATGTGACGTTCaacctataatataaattactttacttaaataaagtgatatattttaagacatCTGTCGTCTTGACCACCTtcagatttaatataatgcgggtttcttttaacatttaacgGTGAGATTAGGGGTTAGATGTCGGtggatatttaatttattaattaatatttgcaattttttaagtGGTGAAATCTCCTTCATATCGCAAATAGAGTGCTAACTTCAAGCaggaaataaaacacaacataaAACTGCATACCTTTATTGATATCTACAAAACATTtcgtatcataataattacatcgtaaattattatctttaacaataataaacatgacTCCGACCTATTTGGTCTTTGGATTAAATCTAGACTATAAATAAGACCTGGGTTACACGACcatgttatgtatttatttatatattcgcaTATTTTCGTAAATAGCACCTTTATAGACGGAGGGcatgcatttaatatttcattcagaATATATTGGTAAtggaaataacaatattatatcataataatacgAATTCCAtacgcattttttattatttcagtacAGGAAAGGaagattttaaaagttaaagatAGAAAGAGaagaattgataaaataaattgtgacaTGTTTTTggttaaatataagataaattatcGAATATATTACATCGCTTaactaaactatatatatcatgactaaaatgaaaatagaagTGAGCTACACAATCAGCAAAATCGCATCAAAAATCCTATTATCATTTTACTCTGCAAGGACGGAATGTTGAGGTATCGTTGTGCGTTTGTTTGCTCGTCCCTTCTTACTGGCTGTTCATATCTGAAAtcgtaaagaaattaaatattttatgatactatatgtaaaaaaaaggtgccattattaatatgaatgaatatgtttgtaaagattttaataataataatattatgatcaaATTGTATTACGTGTCCTGTGACAAGGAGGTGCATTAGGACCGATATTGTTACTTATCTATAGAAGTGAACCGTCAACCGATTAAGATATTATCTAATTTATGTAAGAgcggaaaatatatttgtggtttatatttttaaacatagcctttaacataaaatgccaattatattattgatgaaaatttttattattttagagtaGGTTTGTTAATAAACACATTGCTTCAAACATGCTTTTTccatatactatataataatacattttgtatggatattttatttcggcTAGGAGGGTGGCTCACCGTCGTGGCGCTGC is from Zerene cesonia ecotype Mississippi chromosome 15, Zerene_cesonia_1.1, whole genome shotgun sequence and encodes:
- the LOC119832158 gene encoding uncharacterized protein LOC119832158 translates to MAVFDKWVALKIIEFLFCVACLVAKRVSSDDEARLALLLQKLSREWSLLNSITWDSAGSSFADATYGGYVIITFSLIFARAFQEIPRGRRILEGILLGVGLLLFIVLGGLELASLDAVPESLTVNACVLGALSLTVAALFLIDLMGPRVYTATRPSQTDTVTSPKSEKKVSILTQAPTNGHLPGDKQNGHVPERPKDLPLDKTEIKKAEDKTTLFDSPKSTLSQLEALDIEKDLEKSKFGSLRNIEGGNYVRLSDPLAIPDRMHYEQELAKFNEKYFRDYLEYADSLDGKGKLAVKEQYLPELQTPVFAKVKTGRLRSLYDDVSPTYEKKIQSKSPTRAKTVATPTLQQLEDYLKSSGRSRRGDTPAMFPMEPIEEKDGNEGEGRASGTPTDPGYVQYTAKKWPDKRELRTPRHSPTQ